The following are from one region of the Actinoplanes sp. L3-i22 genome:
- a CDS encoding FHA domain-containing protein: MPEFVLTVARFGFLILLWIFVFTVVGVIRRDLFAGARSKSIVASPRGVGGAILQGRPSKAKRGKAARQMVVTAGQLAGTRITLGEAPITIGRAEDSTLVITDDFASARHARLVPRDGQWFVEDLGSTNGTYLDRGKVSGPTPVPLGVPIRIGRTSLELRP, from the coding sequence TTGCCCGAATTCGTCCTCACCGTCGCCCGGTTCGGCTTCCTGATCCTGCTGTGGATCTTCGTATTCACAGTGGTCGGGGTGATCCGGCGGGACCTGTTCGCGGGTGCCCGGTCGAAGAGCATCGTCGCCAGCCCTCGGGGGGTGGGTGGCGCGATCCTCCAAGGCCGGCCGTCGAAGGCCAAGCGCGGTAAGGCGGCGCGGCAGATGGTGGTGACCGCCGGCCAGCTGGCCGGCACGCGGATCACCCTCGGCGAGGCCCCGATCACTATCGGTCGCGCCGAGGATTCGACCCTGGTCATCACCGACGACTTCGCATCGGCCCGGCATGCCCGGCTGGTGCCCCGCGACGGGCAGTGGTTCGTAGAGGACCTCGGCTCGACCAACGGCACCTACCTCGATCGCGGTAAGGTCTCCGGACCCACCCCCGTCCCCCTCGGCGTCCCGATCCGCATCGGACGCACTTCTCTCGAATTACGGCCATGA
- a CDS encoding PP2C family serine/threonine-protein phosphatase: MTLTLRYAAQCDRGLIRDLNQDSVYAGPRLLAVADGMGGMAAGDVASNIVIAAMAPLDDDVPGDALVDALRHAVGIANQQLRDTVDANPQLEGMGTTLTAVLFTGSKFGMVHIGDSRAYLLRKGEFSQITKDDTYVQMLVDEGRVSPEEASSHPQRSLLTRALDGRDIDPEYSVRQVLKGDRYLICSDGLSGVVSGETIGQTMREIADPKACTERLVQLALRGGGPDNITVVIADATDADIVEQAPIVGGAAALDRGNTTVADASTPASRAAALKQPPPRPAQPENEGYDREPEPAGHPVRTSLLVLLVLGVLGGGLWAGWKYTQDQYYVGATDAGQLAVFRGVPGQIAGLNLSAVNETSTVRLEDLTTVAQERVKQGIHADSVADARSMLTDLTSDEPSNPNLKPVCSVVSVAPAVSASARPATSPATSAPATVPSVQPSESASTATDTTGCRTAD, translated from the coding sequence ATGACCCTGACTCTGCGCTATGCCGCTCAGTGCGACCGCGGGCTGATCCGAGACCTGAACCAGGACTCCGTCTACGCCGGGCCGCGGCTGCTTGCTGTCGCGGACGGCATGGGCGGTATGGCCGCCGGTGACGTCGCGTCCAACATCGTCATCGCCGCGATGGCGCCACTAGACGACGACGTCCCCGGGGACGCGCTGGTCGACGCGCTACGACATGCCGTCGGCATCGCGAACCAGCAGCTGCGGGACACCGTCGACGCCAACCCCCAGCTGGAGGGGATGGGCACCACGCTGACCGCGGTGCTCTTCACCGGCAGCAAGTTCGGCATGGTGCACATCGGCGACTCCCGGGCGTACCTGCTGCGCAAGGGCGAGTTCTCGCAGATCACCAAGGACGACACGTACGTTCAGATGCTGGTCGACGAGGGCCGGGTCAGTCCCGAGGAGGCGAGCAGTCACCCACAGCGGTCACTGCTCACCCGGGCGCTGGACGGCCGGGACATCGACCCGGAGTACTCGGTGCGCCAGGTGCTCAAGGGCGATCGGTACCTGATCTGCAGCGACGGCCTGTCCGGCGTGGTCAGCGGCGAGACGATCGGCCAGACCATGCGGGAGATCGCCGACCCGAAGGCGTGCACCGAGCGCCTGGTGCAGCTCGCGCTGCGCGGCGGCGGGCCGGACAACATCACCGTGGTGATCGCCGACGCGACCGACGCGGACATCGTCGAGCAGGCTCCCATCGTCGGTGGCGCGGCCGCGCTCGACCGTGGCAACACCACCGTGGCGGACGCGTCGACCCCGGCGTCCCGCGCGGCGGCGCTCAAGCAGCCCCCGCCGCGTCCGGCCCAGCCGGAGAACGAGGGTTACGACCGCGAGCCGGAACCGGCCGGTCACCCGGTGCGGACCAGCCTGCTGGTCCTGCTGGTGCTCGGCGTGCTCGGCGGCGGCCTCTGGGCCGGCTGGAAGTACACCCAGGACCAGTATTACGTCGGCGCGACCGACGCGGGCCAGCTCGCCGTCTTCCGCGGGGTGCCCGGGCAGATCGCCGGGCTGAACCTGTCCGCGGTGAACGAGACCAGCACGGTCCGCCTGGAGGACCTGACCACGGTCGCCCAGGAACGGGTCAAGCAGGGCATCCACGCCGACAGCGTGGCCGACGCCCGGAGCATGCTGACCGACCTGACCAGCGACGAGCCGTCGAACCCGAACCTGAAGCCGGTCTGCTCCGTAGTCAGTGTCGCGCCCGCCGTCTCGGCGTCGGCGCGACCGGCCACCAGCCCCGCGACTTCGGCTCCGGCCACCGTGCCGAGCGTTCAACCGTCCGAGAGTGCGTCCACCGCCACCGACACGACCGGTTGCCGGACCGCCGACTGA
- the pknB gene encoding Stk1 family PASTA domain-containing Ser/Thr kinase — protein MTAQARLLGGRYQVGELLGYGGMAEVHRGRDLRLGRDVAIKMLRTDLARDPTFQERFRREAQNSAALNHPAIVAVYDTGEEISATGEKLPFIVMEFVNGQTLKEELAQEQRLQPRRALEVIADICAALEFSHRHGIIHRDIKPGNVMITQSGQVKVMDFGIARALASGATTMTQTSAVIGTAQYLSPEQARGEAVDARSDVYAAGCVLFELVVGHPPFVGDSPVSVAYQHVREDPKSPSSINREVPPDLDAIVLKALAKNPLNRYQSAQEMRADALRAVSGRPVMATPVMNQAETVAMNNGPRQWQPQAATTMQRPVQGGYPAGRQPDNKQSWVWAALAGLGVLVVIVLGVALALNKNNDKTGNTPAPTAQAQLPDLKGLTESQAQSKLTQLGFTNVSATDPTTDADCKGEVSAQTPTKGTTVPVDTAVTYTICNAPDKVTVPSGLVGSTRASAEQALKNANLVPVIKNVDSSAPKDQVVAVEQEGDSVAPGTRITVSVSNNQLVLVPDVIGRSQDAATALLQEAGLNVTVNKVQDGGDPGTVIAQSKKAKSKVNTGSPITITVVSDEPNPSDSASPDPTDGGTGGGLNG, from the coding sequence ATGACGGCGCAGGCCCGACTGCTAGGTGGCAGGTATCAGGTCGGCGAGCTGCTCGGCTATGGCGGCATGGCGGAGGTGCACCGGGGCCGCGACCTCCGTCTCGGCCGGGACGTGGCGATCAAGATGCTGCGTACCGACCTGGCCCGGGATCCTACGTTCCAGGAGCGGTTCCGCCGCGAGGCGCAGAACTCGGCCGCGCTGAACCACCCGGCCATCGTCGCCGTCTACGACACCGGCGAGGAGATCTCCGCCACCGGTGAGAAGCTTCCGTTCATCGTCATGGAGTTCGTCAACGGCCAGACGCTGAAGGAAGAGCTCGCCCAGGAGCAGCGGCTGCAGCCACGCCGCGCCCTCGAGGTCATCGCCGACATCTGCGCCGCGCTGGAGTTCAGCCACCGGCACGGGATCATCCACCGGGACATCAAGCCCGGCAACGTGATGATCACGCAGAGCGGCCAGGTCAAGGTCATGGACTTCGGTATCGCCCGGGCCCTGGCCAGCGGCGCCACCACGATGACGCAGACCAGCGCGGTGATCGGGACCGCGCAGTACCTTTCTCCCGAGCAGGCCCGCGGCGAGGCGGTCGACGCCCGCTCCGATGTGTACGCGGCCGGCTGTGTCCTCTTCGAACTGGTCGTCGGGCACCCGCCGTTCGTCGGTGACAGCCCGGTCAGCGTGGCCTACCAGCACGTCCGGGAGGACCCGAAGTCGCCGAGCTCGATCAACCGCGAGGTCCCGCCGGATCTCGACGCGATCGTGCTGAAGGCCCTGGCGAAGAACCCGCTGAACCGTTACCAGAGCGCCCAGGAGATGCGCGCCGACGCGCTGCGCGCCGTCTCCGGCCGCCCGGTGATGGCCACCCCGGTGATGAACCAGGCCGAGACCGTCGCGATGAACAACGGCCCCCGGCAGTGGCAGCCGCAGGCGGCGACCACCATGCAGCGGCCGGTCCAGGGTGGTTACCCGGCGGGTCGGCAGCCCGACAACAAGCAGTCCTGGGTGTGGGCCGCGCTGGCCGGCCTGGGCGTGCTGGTGGTGATCGTGCTCGGCGTCGCGCTGGCGCTGAACAAGAACAACGACAAGACCGGCAACACCCCCGCGCCGACGGCCCAGGCGCAGCTGCCCGATCTGAAGGGCCTCACCGAGTCGCAGGCGCAGTCGAAACTGACCCAGCTCGGCTTCACCAACGTCTCGGCGACCGACCCGACGACCGACGCGGACTGCAAGGGCGAGGTCAGCGCACAGACCCCGACCAAGGGCACGACCGTCCCGGTCGACACCGCGGTCACCTACACGATCTGCAACGCGCCGGACAAGGTGACCGTGCCGTCCGGCCTGGTCGGCAGCACCCGGGCCTCCGCCGAGCAGGCGCTGAAGAACGCGAACCTGGTGCCGGTCATCAAGAACGTCGACAGTTCCGCGCCGAAGGACCAGGTCGTCGCTGTGGAACAGGAGGGCGATTCGGTCGCCCCGGGCACCAGGATCACCGTGAGCGTTTCCAACAACCAGCTCGTGCTGGTGCCGGACGTGATCGGCCGGTCGCAGGACGCCGCCACCGCGCTGCTGCAGGAGGCCGGTCTGAACGTGACGGTCAACAAGGTGCAGGACGGCGGCGACCCGGGCACCGTGATCGCCCAGAGCAAGAAGGCGAAGAGCAAGGTCAACACCGGTTCCCCGATCACGATCACCGTGGTGAGCGACGAGCCGAACCCGAGCGACTCCGCCTCGCCGGACCCGACGGACGGCGGCACCGGCGGCGGCCTCAACGGGTAA
- a CDS encoding FtsW/RodA/SpoVE family cell cycle protein produces MALVAAFGWTVEANQYGTVSATFWVPAVLLSILFLGLHLVVRLTAPYADPVLIPAVALINGIGVAFLRRLDIARAIAQKDPMPGVFAGTGGRQLAWTLASLILAAVLLLVVRDHKVVSRYAYTLGLAGIVLVMIPAVLPGSLSEVNGAKLWIKFGSFSIQPGEFAKLALVSFFAYYLVRKREVLSLASHRFLGLDFPRGRDLGPVLTVWLLSLLVLVFEKDLGTALMYFGLFVVTLYVATERSSWLIIGLLLFFGGVYVAYLLGESVGGPFANFYDRASIWLDPFAPKYIDNDGYQLVQGLFGLGSGGLFGSGPGAGSPGFIPEVRTDFIFAGLGEEIGLFGLSALLVTYLLIVERGLRAALAVRDSFGKLVAGGLAFTLGLQIFVILGGITGLIPLTGQTTPFLSAGGSSLMANWLLVAMLLRISNAARGPAAGGTGPERPGGPKKAPTQLHGAMTEVIKP; encoded by the coding sequence ATGGCGTTGGTGGCGGCGTTCGGCTGGACCGTCGAGGCGAACCAGTACGGCACCGTCTCGGCGACGTTCTGGGTTCCGGCGGTACTCCTGAGCATCCTGTTCCTGGGGCTGCACCTGGTGGTGCGGCTGACCGCGCCGTACGCGGATCCGGTGTTGATCCCGGCGGTCGCGCTGATCAACGGGATCGGGGTGGCGTTCCTGCGCCGCCTCGACATCGCGCGCGCGATCGCCCAGAAGGACCCGATGCCGGGCGTCTTCGCCGGCACCGGCGGGCGGCAGCTGGCCTGGACGCTGGCGTCGCTGATCCTGGCCGCGGTGCTGCTGCTGGTGGTGCGCGATCACAAGGTGGTCTCGCGGTACGCCTACACCCTGGGCCTGGCCGGCATCGTGCTGGTGATGATCCCGGCGGTGCTGCCCGGCAGCCTCTCCGAGGTGAACGGCGCGAAGCTGTGGATCAAGTTCGGCTCGTTCTCCATCCAGCCGGGTGAGTTCGCCAAGCTGGCCCTGGTCTCCTTCTTCGCGTACTACCTGGTCCGCAAGCGCGAGGTGCTGTCGCTGGCCAGCCACCGGTTCCTCGGGCTGGACTTCCCGCGCGGCCGCGACCTGGGCCCGGTTCTCACGGTCTGGCTGCTCAGCCTCCTGGTCCTGGTCTTCGAGAAGGACCTGGGCACCGCGCTGATGTACTTCGGCCTGTTCGTGGTCACGCTCTACGTGGCCACCGAGCGGTCCAGCTGGCTGATCATCGGCCTGCTGCTGTTCTTCGGCGGCGTCTACGTGGCGTACCTGCTGGGTGAGTCGGTGGGCGGCCCGTTCGCGAACTTCTACGACCGGGCGTCGATCTGGCTCGACCCGTTCGCCCCGAAGTACATCGACAACGACGGCTACCAGCTGGTCCAGGGCCTGTTCGGCCTGGGTTCGGGCGGCCTGTTCGGGTCGGGGCCGGGGGCCGGCTCGCCGGGCTTCATCCCCGAGGTGCGTACCGACTTCATCTTCGCCGGCCTGGGTGAGGAGATCGGCCTGTTCGGCCTCTCCGCGCTGCTGGTGACGTACCTGCTGATCGTCGAGCGGGGCCTGCGCGCGGCGCTGGCGGTCCGGGACTCGTTCGGCAAGCTGGTCGCCGGCGGCCTGGCGTTCACGCTCGGCTTGCAGATCTTCGTCATCCTGGGTGGCATCACCGGGTTGATCCCGCTGACCGGTCAGACCACGCCGTTCCTGTCCGCCGGTGGCTCGTCGCTGATGGCCAACTGGCTGCTGGTGGCGATGCTCCTGCGGATCTCCAACGCGGCGCGCGGTCCGGCCGCCGGCGGGACCGGGCCGGAGCGGCCCGGCGGACCCAAGAAAGCCCCCACTCAGCTGCACGGCGCCATGACGGAGGTGATCAAGCCGTGA
- a CDS encoding serine/threonine-protein kinase produces the protein MIRPGVTLGGRYRLEERIAGGGMGDVWRGTDDVLGRTVAVKILLPALLDEPGFAERFRGEARTMATINHPGVVDVYDYGSDQQLAFLVMEYVEGDALSRTLSRVGRLTPARTMALVAQAADALQAAHANGIVHRDVKPGNLLVRPNGTLVLTDFGIARSALVGQLTVAGAVLGTASYISPEQAAGDTATAASDVYALGVVAYQCLSGHRPFDGSTPIEIAMKHVRETPRPLPGDIPPAVRAIVERALAKDPTARWPSAAAMAAVARQAAASLTTTVQPPVSQPMRATPISPAPAQQARASVPRPTSGARGAASVPSVPSAPPASGPPAAPVAPPMPPHYRPQSGPPMSGYPQQQMPGAKPEGSFGRQVLIVLAVVLALLVLLCAGVISFLYRQGNTQGAAEIALGDRSSSTAILRMGVAGDRVSTASYRLIKADAQFGRIRPNEGRQTL, from the coding sequence ATGATCCGCCCGGGGGTCACGCTCGGTGGGCGGTACCGCTTGGAAGAGCGGATCGCCGGCGGCGGTATGGGTGACGTGTGGCGCGGCACGGACGACGTGCTGGGCCGGACGGTCGCCGTCAAGATCTTGTTGCCCGCACTGCTGGACGAGCCCGGCTTCGCCGAGCGGTTCCGCGGTGAGGCGCGCACCATGGCGACGATCAACCACCCTGGCGTGGTCGACGTCTACGACTACGGCAGCGACCAGCAACTCGCCTTCCTGGTGATGGAGTACGTCGAGGGCGACGCCCTGTCCCGCACGCTGAGCCGGGTCGGCCGGCTCACCCCGGCGCGGACCATGGCGCTGGTGGCCCAGGCCGCCGACGCGCTGCAGGCCGCCCACGCGAACGGGATCGTGCACCGCGACGTGAAGCCCGGCAACCTGCTGGTCCGGCCGAACGGGACGCTGGTCCTGACCGACTTCGGCATCGCCCGGTCCGCCCTGGTCGGGCAGCTGACCGTGGCCGGCGCGGTGCTCGGCACGGCGTCGTACATCTCGCCCGAGCAGGCGGCCGGCGACACCGCCACCGCGGCCTCCGATGTGTACGCGCTCGGCGTCGTCGCCTACCAGTGCCTCTCCGGGCACCGGCCGTTCGACGGGTCGACCCCGATCGAGATCGCCATGAAGCACGTCCGGGAGACGCCGCGCCCGCTGCCCGGCGACATCCCGCCCGCGGTCCGCGCCATCGTCGAGCGCGCCCTGGCCAAGGACCCGACCGCCCGCTGGCCCAGTGCCGCGGCGATGGCCGCGGTGGCCCGGCAGGCCGCCGCGTCGCTGACCACCACGGTGCAGCCGCCGGTGAGTCAGCCGATGCGGGCCACCCCGATCAGCCCGGCCCCGGCTCAGCAGGCCCGGGCCTCGGTGCCGCGCCCGACGTCGGGCGCCCGCGGCGCCGCGTCGGTGCCGTCGGTCCCGTCCGCACCGCCGGCGTCCGGTCCACCGGCCGCGCCGGTCGCGCCGCCGATGCCACCGCACTACCGCCCGCAGTCCGGTCCGCCGATGAGTGGCTATCCGCAGCAGCAGATGCCGGGGGCCAAGCCGGAGGGCTCGTTCGGCCGTCAGGTGCTGATCGTGCTCGCGGTGGTGCTGGCTCTGCTGGTGCTGCTCTGTGCCGGTGTCATCTCATTCCTGTATCGACAAGGCAACACACAAGGCGCCGCCGAAATCGCGCTGGGTGATCGCAGCAGCTCGACGGCTATCCTCCGGATGGGCGTGGCCGGCGACCGGGTGTCGACGGCGTCGTACCGTCTTATCAAGGCCGATGCCCAGTTCGGCCGGATCCGACCGAACGAAGGACGACAGACGCTATGA
- a CDS encoding DUF3662 and FHA domain-containing protein, producing the protein MSSEPEEEPVSVLQRFEKRLEGLVEGAFAKVFKGVVHPVEILNAMQREAEAHKAILAGGRTLVPNRYVIDLSPYDHSRLAPYAAALAQELAQSQAEFIGEQAWTVYGDVIVEIERGDGLDTGMFRVTAEVYTGGEVAPVQQPAYDAGPQYSPYDNQQQHGGGYPPQGGGHGGPRSVGLVSGDGRTYPLQMGSTVIGRGDQANLRLPDVGISRRHARLDYDGNQVVLTDLGSTNGTMVNGQRVSAVALNPGDMIQLGTTTLTFRVDG; encoded by the coding sequence GCTGCAGCGCTTTGAGAAGCGATTGGAAGGCCTTGTCGAGGGGGCCTTCGCGAAGGTGTTCAAGGGTGTCGTGCACCCTGTGGAGATCCTGAATGCCATGCAGCGGGAGGCCGAGGCACACAAGGCCATTCTCGCCGGTGGCCGCACCCTCGTGCCCAACCGCTACGTGATCGATCTTTCGCCGTACGACCACAGTCGTCTGGCGCCGTACGCGGCCGCCCTGGCGCAGGAGCTTGCGCAGTCCCAGGCCGAGTTCATCGGTGAGCAGGCCTGGACGGTCTACGGCGACGTGATCGTCGAGATCGAGCGCGGCGACGGCCTGGACACCGGAATGTTCCGGGTGACCGCGGAGGTCTACACCGGTGGCGAAGTCGCCCCGGTGCAGCAGCCGGCCTACGACGCCGGCCCGCAGTACTCGCCGTATGACAACCAGCAGCAGCACGGTGGCGGTTACCCGCCGCAGGGCGGCGGCCACGGTGGTCCGCGCAGTGTCGGGCTGGTCTCCGGTGACGGGCGGACGTACCCGCTCCAGATGGGCTCGACCGTCATCGGCCGCGGTGACCAGGCGAACCTGCGACTGCCGGACGTCGGCATCTCGCGTCGCCACGCGCGGCTGGACTACGACGGCAACCAGGTGGTGCTGACCGACCTCGGCTCGACGAACGGGACGATGGTCAACGGTCAGCGGGTCTCCGCGGTGGCGCTCAACCCGGGCGACATGATTCAGCTGGGGACGACCACGCTGACCTTCCGAGTGGACGGCTAG
- a CDS encoding penicillin-binding protein 2, producing the protein MNAPLRRAGVVVLVLFGLIFANLNWIQAYKADEYRTAARNPRVTVAEYERPRGVIEADGGVALAKNTATDDTLKYLRVYPKKEIYAPVLGYKPVSIGATGIESSENDFLSGESDKLFADRLSDMFTGQQTEGGNVILSLKSKVQEVAWKQMTDNERGATKGAAVAIDPQTGAIQALVSMPSYDPNQLVTHDKTAASKAYQQLNADKDQPLLNRALAQTLPPGSTFKVIVSAAALQNGYDVNSEIPAGSEYRESGAVIRNAEDEVCPGGQISLKEALTESCNTGYAKLGVKLGADKVKAAAKAFGFEDDTLKVGELESGDGLKVAASHTGNIANPDGSTDKGALAQSSIGQRDVRMTPLQGALIAATVANGGEQMRPYLVQKLLSSERRTIYTASPKKRSNPIDGKVASQLKEMMVSVVENGTGKKAQIDGMTVGGKTGTAQNAEGADPHGWFIGFAFDDKGKAVSAVCVMLENVQGGHASAEAARIAGLIMKAAAGGGGN; encoded by the coding sequence GTGAATGCCCCTCTTCGCCGCGCCGGCGTGGTCGTCCTCGTGCTGTTCGGCCTGATCTTCGCGAACCTGAACTGGATCCAGGCGTACAAGGCCGACGAGTACCGGACGGCGGCCCGCAACCCGCGGGTCACCGTGGCCGAGTACGAACGCCCCCGGGGTGTGATCGAGGCCGACGGCGGCGTCGCGCTGGCCAAGAACACCGCCACCGACGACACCCTGAAGTACCTGCGGGTGTACCCGAAGAAGGAGATCTACGCCCCGGTCCTCGGGTACAAGCCGGTCAGCATCGGCGCCACCGGGATCGAGTCGAGCGAGAACGACTTCCTCTCCGGCGAGAGCGACAAGCTCTTCGCGGACCGGCTCAGCGACATGTTCACCGGTCAGCAGACCGAGGGCGGCAACGTCATCCTGTCGCTGAAGTCGAAGGTCCAAGAGGTCGCCTGGAAGCAGATGACCGACAACGAGCGCGGGGCGACGAAGGGCGCGGCGGTCGCCATCGACCCGCAGACCGGCGCGATCCAGGCGCTCGTCTCGATGCCGAGCTACGACCCGAACCAGCTGGTCACGCACGACAAGACGGCGGCGTCGAAGGCGTACCAGCAGCTCAACGCGGACAAGGACCAGCCGCTGCTGAACCGGGCGCTGGCGCAGACCCTGCCACCCGGCTCGACCTTCAAGGTGATCGTATCGGCGGCGGCGCTGCAGAACGGCTACGACGTCAACTCCGAGATCCCGGCCGGCAGTGAGTACCGGGAGAGCGGCGCGGTCATCCGCAACGCCGAGGACGAGGTCTGCCCCGGTGGCCAGATCTCGCTCAAGGAGGCGCTGACCGAGAGCTGCAACACCGGGTACGCCAAGCTCGGCGTGAAGCTCGGCGCGGACAAGGTCAAGGCGGCCGCGAAGGCGTTCGGGTTCGAGGACGACACGCTCAAGGTCGGCGAGCTGGAGAGCGGCGACGGCCTGAAGGTCGCGGCCAGCCACACCGGCAACATCGCGAACCCGGACGGCAGCACCGACAAGGGCGCGCTGGCGCAGTCCTCGATCGGCCAGCGGGACGTGCGGATGACGCCGCTGCAGGGCGCGCTGATCGCGGCCACGGTGGCGAACGGCGGCGAGCAGATGCGCCCCTACCTGGTGCAGAAGCTGCTGAGCTCGGAACGCCGGACGATCTACACCGCCTCGCCGAAGAAGCGCAGCAACCCGATCGACGGCAAGGTCGCCTCGCAGCTGAAAGAGATGATGGTCAGCGTCGTCGAGAACGGCACCGGTAAGAAGGCGCAGATCGACGGGATGACCGTCGGCGGCAAGACCGGTACCGCGCAGAACGCCGAGGGCGCCGACCCGCACGGGTGGTTCATCGGCTTCGCGTTCGACGACAAGGGTAAGGCCGTCTCGGCGGTCTGCGTCATGCTGGAGAACGTGCAGGGCGGCCACGCGAGCGCCGAAGCGGCCCGGATCGCCGGCCTGATCATGAAGGCCGCGGCCGGCGGGGGAGGAAACTGA
- a CDS encoding aminodeoxychorismate/anthranilate synthase component II — protein sequence MTDVRILVIDNYDSFVFNLVQYLGQLGAECEVRRNDEISVAEVGEMGAAGILLSPGPGEPTRAGIMLDVIKTYAGKVPLFGVCLGHQAIGAAFGATVTRAPELLHGKTSLVHHKGSGVLTGLPDPFTATRYHSLAVLEETLPDEIEVTGRTESGVVMAMRHRTLPIEGVQFHPESVLTEGGHTMLANWLATCGLPDALAKAPELAAEVETRRRSAFATA from the coding sequence GTGACTGACGTCCGCATCCTGGTCATCGACAACTACGACTCGTTCGTCTTCAACCTGGTGCAGTACCTGGGCCAGCTCGGCGCGGAGTGCGAGGTCCGCCGCAACGACGAGATCAGCGTCGCCGAGGTGGGCGAGATGGGCGCGGCCGGCATCCTGCTGTCACCCGGACCGGGGGAGCCGACGCGCGCCGGGATCATGCTGGACGTGATCAAGACGTACGCCGGGAAGGTCCCTCTTTTTGGGGTTTGTCTTGGTCATCAGGCGATCGGCGCGGCCTTCGGCGCGACCGTGACCCGCGCCCCGGAGTTGCTGCACGGCAAGACGTCGCTGGTGCACCACAAGGGCTCGGGGGTGCTGACCGGCCTGCCGGATCCGTTCACCGCGACCCGGTACCACTCGCTCGCCGTGCTCGAGGAGACGCTGCCGGACGAGATCGAGGTGACCGGGCGCACCGAGTCCGGCGTGGTGATGGCGATGCGGCACCGGACGCTGCCGATCGAGGGTGTGCAGTTCCACCCGGAGTCGGTGCTCACCGAGGGCGGCCACACCATGCTGGCGAACTGGCTGGCCACCTGCGGTCTGCCGGACGCCCTGGCCAAGGCCCCGGAGCTGGCCGCCGAGGTGGAGACGCGGCGTCGTTCGGCGTTCGCCACCGCCTGA